One Pseudomonas muyukensis DNA segment encodes these proteins:
- a CDS encoding CusA/CzcA family heavy metal efflux RND transporter yields the protein MFERLIQFAIEQRLVVMLAVVLMAAVGIHSYQKLPIDAVPDITNVQVQINTAAPGYSPLETEQRITYAIETAMAGLPGLKQTRSLSRSGLSQVTVIFDDATDIFFARQLVNERLQVAREQLPEGIEAAMGPISTGLGEIFLWTVEARDGALKDDGTAYTATDLRVIQDWIIKPQLRNVPGVAEVNSIGGHAKQYLIAPDPKRLAAYKLTLNDLIAALERNNANVGAGYIERNGEQLLIRAPGQVASAEDIANIVISSVDGAPIRVSHVAQVGLGQELRSGAATENGREVVLGTVFMLIGENSRTVSQAVAAKLEEINRSLPKGVVAITVYDRTNLVEKAIATVKKNLIEGAILVIAVLFLFLGNIRAALITAMVIPLSMLFTFTGMFSNKVSANLMSLGALDFGIIVDGAVVIVENAIRRLAHAQQRHGRMLTRAERFHEVFAAAREARRPLIYGQLIIMVVYLPIFALTGVEGKMFHPMAFTVVMALLGAMILSVTFVPAAIALFVTGKVKEEEGVVMRTARRRYAPVLDWVLGRRNLAFAAAAAVVLLSGVLASRMGSEFIPSLSEGDFALQALRVPGTSLSQSVDMQQRLEQAIIAQVPEVERVFARTGTAEIASDPMPPNISDAYVMLKPREQWQDPGKPREALIAEVQKAAASVPGSNYELSQPIQLRFNELISGVRSDVAVKVFGDDMAVLNRTAAQIAASLQQVPGASEVKVEQTTGLPVLTIDIDRDKAARHGLNVGDVQDAIAIAVGGRSAGTLYEGDRRFDMVVRLSEALRTDVDGLSSLLIPVPANAASGATQIGFIRLAQVATLKLELGPNQVSREDGKRVVVVSANVRGRDLGSFVEQASQTLIDQVQIPPGYWTRWGGQFEQLQSAAERLRVVVPVSLLLVMALLLMMFNNLKDGLLVFTGIPFALTGGVLALWLRDIPLSISAGVGFIALSGVAVLNGLVMIAFIRSLREEGRGLRTAVEEGALTRLRPVLMTALVASLGFIPMALATGTGAEVQRPLATVVIGGILSSTALTLLVLPALYQWAHRRDEAEPA from the coding sequence ATGTTCGAACGCCTTATCCAGTTCGCCATCGAGCAGCGCCTGGTGGTGATGCTCGCCGTGGTGCTGATGGCCGCCGTGGGCATCCACAGCTACCAGAAACTGCCCATCGACGCGGTGCCCGACATCACCAACGTGCAAGTGCAGATCAACACCGCCGCGCCCGGCTATTCGCCGCTGGAGACCGAGCAGCGCATCACCTACGCCATCGAGACCGCCATGGCCGGCTTGCCCGGCCTCAAGCAGACCCGTTCGCTGTCGCGTTCGGGGTTGTCGCAGGTGACGGTGATCTTCGATGACGCCACCGATATCTTCTTCGCCCGCCAGTTGGTCAACGAACGCCTGCAGGTGGCCCGCGAACAGTTGCCCGAGGGCATCGAGGCGGCCATGGGGCCGATTTCCACGGGCCTGGGCGAGATCTTCCTGTGGACGGTCGAGGCCAGGGACGGCGCGCTCAAGGACGATGGCACGGCCTATACCGCCACCGACCTGCGGGTGATCCAGGACTGGATCATCAAGCCGCAACTGCGCAACGTGCCGGGGGTGGCCGAGGTCAATAGCATCGGCGGCCACGCCAAGCAGTACCTGATCGCCCCGGACCCCAAGCGCCTGGCGGCCTACAAGCTGACCCTCAACGACCTGATCGCGGCGCTCGAGCGCAACAACGCCAACGTCGGCGCCGGCTACATCGAGCGCAACGGCGAGCAGTTGCTGATCCGCGCCCCAGGCCAGGTAGCCTCGGCCGAGGACATCGCCAACATCGTCATCTCCAGCGTCGACGGCGCGCCGATTCGCGTCAGCCACGTGGCCCAGGTCGGCCTGGGCCAGGAGCTGCGCTCCGGCGCCGCCACCGAGAACGGCCGCGAGGTGGTGCTGGGCACGGTGTTCATGCTGATCGGCGAGAACAGCCGCACGGTGTCCCAGGCGGTAGCGGCCAAGCTCGAGGAGATCAACCGCAGCCTGCCCAAGGGCGTGGTGGCGATCACGGTGTACGACCGCACCAACCTGGTCGAGAAGGCCATCGCCACGGTGAAGAAGAACCTCATCGAAGGCGCGATCCTGGTCATCGCCGTCTTGTTCCTGTTCCTGGGTAACATCCGCGCGGCGCTGATCACCGCCATGGTCATTCCGCTGTCGATGCTGTTCACCTTCACCGGCATGTTCAGCAACAAGGTCAGCGCCAACCTGATGAGCCTGGGGGCGCTGGATTTCGGCATCATCGTCGACGGCGCGGTGGTGATCGTCGAGAACGCCATTCGCCGCCTGGCCCATGCCCAGCAGCGCCACGGGCGCATGCTGACCCGCGCCGAGCGCTTCCACGAGGTGTTCGCCGCCGCCCGCGAGGCCCGTCGGCCGTTGATCTACGGGCAGTTGATCATCATGGTGGTGTACCTGCCGATCTTTGCCCTGACCGGGGTCGAGGGCAAGATGTTCCACCCCATGGCGTTCACCGTGGTGATGGCGCTGCTGGGGGCGATGATCCTCTCGGTGACCTTCGTTCCGGCGGCGATTGCCCTGTTCGTCACCGGCAAGGTCAAGGAAGAGGAAGGCGTGGTCATGCGCACCGCCCGCCGCCGTTACGCGCCGGTGCTGGACTGGGTGCTGGGCCGGCGCAACCTGGCGTTCGCCGCCGCTGCCGCGGTGGTGCTGCTGTCGGGCGTGCTGGCCAGCCGCATGGGCAGCGAGTTCATCCCCAGCCTCAGCGAGGGCGATTTCGCCTTGCAGGCCCTGCGCGTGCCGGGCACCAGCCTGTCGCAGTCGGTGGACATGCAGCAGCGCCTGGAACAGGCCATCATCGCCCAGGTGCCGGAAGTCGAGCGGGTGTTCGCCCGTACCGGCACCGCCGAGATCGCCTCCGACCCGATGCCGCCGAACATCTCCGACGCCTATGTGATGCTCAAGCCGCGCGAGCAGTGGCAAGACCCTGGCAAGCCGCGCGAGGCGCTGATCGCCGAGGTGCAAAAGGCCGCCGCCAGCGTGCCGGGCAGCAACTACGAGCTGTCGCAGCCGATCCAGCTGCGTTTCAACGAGTTGATCTCCGGGGTGCGCAGCGATGTTGCGGTGAAGGTGTTCGGTGATGACATGGCGGTGCTCAACCGCACCGCCGCGCAGATCGCCGCCAGCCTGCAGCAGGTGCCGGGGGCTTCGGAGGTGAAAGTCGAGCAGACCACTGGCCTACCGGTGCTGACCATCGATATCGACCGGGACAAGGCCGCGCGCCACGGCCTGAACGTGGGCGATGTGCAGGACGCCATCGCCATCGCCGTGGGCGGGCGCAGCGCCGGCACGCTGTACGAGGGCGACCGTCGCTTCGACATGGTGGTGCGCCTGTCCGAAGCGCTGCGCACCGATGTCGATGGGCTGTCCAGCCTGCTGATCCCGGTGCCCGCCAATGCCGCGAGCGGCGCGACGCAGATCGGTTTCATCCGGTTGGCGCAGGTGGCCACGCTGAAGCTCGAGCTGGGCCCGAACCAGGTCAGCCGCGAGGATGGCAAGCGCGTGGTGGTGGTCAGCGCCAACGTGCGCGGGCGTGACCTGGGGTCGTTCGTCGAGCAGGCGTCGCAGACCTTGATCGACCAGGTGCAGATCCCACCCGGCTACTGGACCCGCTGGGGTGGCCAGTTCGAGCAGTTGCAGTCGGCTGCCGAGCGCCTGCGGGTGGTGGTACCGGTGTCGCTGCTGCTGGTGATGGCCTTGTTGCTGATGATGTTCAACAACCTCAAGGACGGGTTGCTGGTGTTCACCGGCATTCCCTTCGCCCTCACCGGTGGCGTGCTGGCGTTGTGGCTGCGCGACATCCCGTTGTCGATCTCGGCGGGCGTGGGCTTTATCGCGCTGTCGGGGGTGGCGGTGCTCAATGGCCTGGTGATGATCGCCTTCATTCGCAGCCTGCGCGAAGAGGGGCGCGGCCTGCGCACCGCGGTCGAGGAGGGCGCACTGACCCGCTTGCGCCCGGTGCTGATGACTGCGCTGGTGGCCTCCCTGGGTTTCATCCCGATGGCCCTGGCCACCGGTACCGGCGCCGAGGTACAACGGCCGCTGGCGACGGTGGTGATCGGCGGCATCCTGTCGTCGACGGCGCTGACCTTGCTGGTGTTGCCAGCGTTGTACCAATGGGCGCATCGGCGTGACGAGGCCGAGCCTGCCTGA
- a CDS encoding TolC family protein, producing the protein MPIPRKIAWLCLLLAGPASAQSLSLDQALSAAFAQNPELAAVGREIGIAEGERRQAGLLPNPELAWEVEDTRRNTSTTTVTLSQALELGGKRGARIEVAEAGQAVARLELQRQRNGLRADVIQAFHAALRAQTALELAQQSQALTERGLRVVEGRVRAGQSSPVEATRAQVQLAQAQAAVRRAQAERSVARQALARLTGSAEVGFDRLDSASLSPGPAPRAERLLAKVEQTVDWRLAAAQVERGEAGLGSEKAQRIPNLTVSLGSQYSREDRERVNVVGLSMPLPLFDRNQGNVLAAARRSDQARDLRNAVELRLRSDTRSALEQWATAMGEVQAYDRTILPSAQQAVDTATRGFEMGKFAFLDVLDAQRTLIEARGLYLDALASATDARAQVERIYGDLALDR; encoded by the coding sequence GTGCCCATTCCCCGCAAGATCGCCTGGCTCTGCCTGCTCCTGGCTGGCCCCGCCAGCGCCCAGAGCCTGAGCCTGGACCAGGCGCTCAGCGCCGCGTTCGCGCAAAACCCCGAACTGGCCGCTGTCGGTCGTGAAATCGGCATTGCCGAGGGCGAGCGCCGCCAAGCCGGGTTATTGCCCAACCCCGAGCTGGCCTGGGAGGTCGAGGACACTCGACGCAACACCAGCACCACCACCGTGACCCTCAGCCAGGCCCTGGAACTGGGCGGCAAGCGCGGCGCGCGCATCGAGGTCGCCGAGGCCGGCCAGGCCGTGGCCCGGCTTGAACTGCAGCGCCAGCGCAACGGCCTGCGCGCCGACGTGATCCAGGCCTTCCATGCCGCCCTGCGCGCGCAGACTGCGCTGGAGCTGGCGCAGCAGTCCCAGGCCTTGACCGAGCGCGGGTTGCGGGTAGTGGAAGGGCGGGTGCGGGCTGGCCAGTCTTCGCCGGTGGAAGCGACCCGTGCCCAGGTTCAGTTGGCCCAGGCCCAGGCAGCGGTACGCCGCGCCCAGGCCGAACGCAGCGTCGCCCGGCAAGCCCTGGCACGGCTGACCGGCAGCGCCGAGGTTGGCTTCGACCGCCTCGACAGTGCCAGCCTTTCGCCTGGCCCGGCGCCACGTGCCGAACGGCTGCTGGCCAAGGTCGAGCAAACCGTCGACTGGCGCCTGGCTGCCGCGCAGGTCGAGCGCGGCGAGGCCGGCCTGGGCTCGGAAAAGGCCCAGCGGATCCCCAACCTGACCGTCAGCCTGGGCAGTCAGTACAGCCGCGAGGACCGCGAGCGGGTCAACGTGGTGGGGTTGTCGATGCCACTGCCGTTGTTCGACCGCAACCAGGGCAACGTGCTGGCGGCTGCGCGGCGCAGCGACCAGGCCCGCGACCTGCGCAACGCCGTCGAGCTGCGCCTGCGCAGCGACACCCGCAGCGCCCTCGAGCAGTGGGCCACGGCCATGGGCGAGGTGCAGGCCTACGACCGCACCATCCTGCCGTCGGCGCAGCAGGCGGTGGATACCGCCACCCGTGGCTTCGAGATGGGCAAGTTCGCCTTCCTCGATGTGCTCGATGCGCAGCGCACGCTGATCGAGGCGCGGGGGCTGTACCTGGACGCACTGGCTTCGGCCACCGATGCGCGGGCGCAGGTGGAGCGGATTTATGGCGATCTGGCCCTAGACCGGTGA
- a CDS encoding efflux RND transporter periplasmic adaptor subunit: MTNPRKLAILAAAIAALGLGGLAWTGNLGQASSGQAQQDDHGHAEEQDDGHGAAAEEGENHAEEEGKLHLSAEQIQAAGVQLSTAGPQTLGTAISFPGEIRFDEDRTAHVVPRVPGVVESVQAELGQAVKRGQVLAVIASQQISELRSEQQAAQRRLELARLTFSREQQLWQERISAEQDYLQARQALQEAEIAAANARQKVAAVAPAGQGNRFELRAPFDAVVVEKHLTVGEVVDETSNAFTLSDLSRVWATFAVAPRDLDKVVSGRGVTVSAPDLGAQVQGKVNYVGSLLGEQNRAATVRATLNNPNGAWRPGLFVNIAVTVERFDAAVVVPQSALQTWEAQTVVFARTAEGFEARAVTPGRRDGDQVEIREGLEAGTVVAAAGSFVLKSELGKGSAEHSH, from the coding sequence ATGACCAACCCACGCAAACTCGCCATCCTCGCCGCCGCCATTGCCGCCCTCGGCCTGGGTGGCCTGGCCTGGACCGGCAATCTCGGCCAGGCCTCCAGCGGCCAGGCCCAGCAAGACGACCACGGCCATGCCGAAGAACAGGACGATGGCCACGGCGCCGCTGCAGAGGAGGGCGAAAACCACGCCGAGGAAGAGGGCAAGCTGCACCTCAGCGCCGAGCAGATCCAGGCCGCCGGCGTGCAGCTGAGCACCGCCGGCCCGCAGACACTGGGCACCGCCATCAGCTTCCCCGGCGAGATCCGTTTCGACGAAGACCGCACCGCCCATGTGGTGCCCCGGGTGCCAGGCGTGGTCGAGTCGGTGCAGGCCGAACTCGGCCAGGCAGTCAAGCGCGGCCAGGTGCTGGCGGTGATCGCCAGCCAGCAGATCTCCGAACTGCGCAGCGAGCAGCAGGCCGCCCAGCGCCGCCTTGAGCTGGCCCGGCTGACCTTCAGCCGCGAGCAGCAACTGTGGCAGGAGCGCATCAGCGCCGAGCAGGACTACCTGCAAGCCCGCCAGGCCTTGCAGGAGGCCGAGATCGCCGCCGCCAACGCCAGGCAAAAGGTGGCCGCCGTGGCCCCGGCCGGCCAGGGCAACCGCTTCGAGTTGCGCGCGCCCTTCGACGCGGTGGTGGTGGAAAAGCACCTGACCGTGGGCGAGGTGGTGGACGAGACCAGCAACGCCTTCACCCTGTCCGACCTGAGCCGGGTCTGGGCCACCTTCGCCGTGGCCCCGCGTGACCTGGACAAGGTGGTCAGCGGCCGCGGCGTCACCGTCAGCGCCCCGGACCTCGGCGCCCAGGTGCAGGGCAAGGTCAACTATGTCGGCAGCCTGCTCGGCGAGCAGAACCGCGCCGCCACCGTGCGCGCCACCCTGAACAACCCCAACGGCGCCTGGCGCCCGGGCCTGTTCGTCAATATCGCGGTCACCGTCGAGCGTTTCGATGCCGCCGTGGTGGTGCCGCAAAGCGCCTTGCAGACATGGGAGGCGCAGACCGTGGTGTTCGCCCGCACCGCCGAGGGCTTCGAGGCCCGTGCGGTCACCCCCGGGCGCCGCGATGGCGACCAGGTGGAGATCCGCGAGGGGCTCGAAGCCGGCACGGTGGTTGCCGCCGCCGGCAGCTTCGTTCTCAAGTCCGAGCTGGGCAAAGGCTCGGCCGAACACAGTCACTGA
- a CDS encoding LysE family translocator: MNTALTATYALTVLLLIATPGPVVALIVNTAAASGSRKALFTAVGTNWASLVLIGAAAWIIMTSAAIDKTWLNGMSLLGCLFIGYIALGTLREAMQPTADRAAADTPVQQPGRGGLLQGFMVGISNPKDIIFFISFFPQFIQITESFGKSMLVLSLLWIAIDFAVLSLYIFAIGKLASPRSNRVISLASGVALLLIAGVGLAYNLKALAA, encoded by the coding sequence GTGAATACCGCACTGACCGCCACCTACGCCCTCACCGTCCTGCTGCTGATCGCCACCCCTGGCCCGGTGGTGGCGCTGATCGTCAATACCGCCGCCGCCTCGGGCTCGCGCAAGGCGCTGTTCACCGCCGTGGGCACCAACTGGGCGTCACTGGTGCTGATCGGCGCCGCGGCCTGGATCATCATGACCAGCGCGGCCATCGACAAGACCTGGCTCAATGGCATGAGCCTGCTGGGTTGCCTGTTCATCGGCTACATCGCCCTGGGCACCCTGCGCGAAGCCATGCAGCCCACGGCCGACCGCGCCGCAGCGGATACGCCGGTGCAACAGCCGGGGCGTGGCGGCTTGCTGCAGGGCTTCATGGTGGGTATTTCCAACCCCAAGGACATCATCTTCTTCATTTCCTTTTTCCCGCAGTTCATCCAGATCACCGAATCGTTCGGCAAAAGCATGCTGGTGCTGTCGCTGCTGTGGATCGCCATCGACTTCGCCGTGCTCAGCCTGTACATCTTCGCCATCGGCAAGCTCGCCTCGCCGCGCAGCAACCGTGTCATCAGCCTGGCCTCCGGCGTGGCGCTGCTGCTGATCGCCGGCGTCGGCCTGGCCTACAACCTCAAGGCGCTGGCGGCCTGA
- a CDS encoding sel1 repeat family protein yields the protein MRTSRMTLLPLMLAAFAAQALEVNIDPHADLLYRQALPLLEQADSQDDSASPLRASASDPELSRQGQAMAHTLPSAVALLKRSVALGHPVAQYRLALYYTTYLPAGQIADAACPLLEASLKQGFAPPALAIARWCTPYNASPAYREALAAVPSMATLYAPYYPQPATRLACSRARPQGLQMQWGRQRDYQAEIYRLLGELDPQQRQGFLQKAVEINGCAAAQQRLASQR from the coding sequence ATGCGCACCAGTCGCATGACCCTTTTGCCACTGATGCTGGCGGCTTTTGCCGCGCAGGCGCTGGAGGTGAACATCGACCCCCATGCCGACCTGCTGTATCGCCAGGCCCTGCCGTTGCTGGAGCAGGCCGACAGCCAGGACGACAGTGCCAGCCCGCTGCGCGCCTCGGCCAGCGACCCCGAGCTGAGCCGCCAGGGCCAGGCCATGGCCCATACCCTGCCGTCGGCCGTGGCATTGCTCAAGCGCTCGGTCGCCCTTGGCCATCCGGTGGCCCAGTATCGCCTGGCGCTGTATTACACCACCTACCTGCCTGCCGGGCAGATCGCCGACGCTGCCTGCCCATTGCTGGAGGCCAGCCTCAAGCAGGGCTTCGCGCCGCCGGCCCTGGCCATTGCCCGTTGGTGTACGCCTTACAATGCCAGCCCTGCCTACCGCGAGGCGTTGGCAGCGGTGCCCAGCATGGCCACCTTGTACGCGCCCTACTACCCGCAACCGGCGACGCGCCTGGCCTGCAGCCGCGCCCGGCCGCAGGGGTTGCAGATGCAGTGGGGACGCCAACGCGATTATCAGGCGGAAATCTACCGCCTGCTTGGCGAGCTCGACCCGCAGCAACGCCAGGGTTTCCTGCAAAAGGCGGTGGAGATCAATGGCTGCGCCGCCGCCCAGCAACGCCTGGCCAGCCAGCGCTAA
- a CDS encoding TetR/AcrR family transcriptional regulator, translating to MSDSVAKPEVEGLRKSRKNNPEKTRENILQAAITEFVQQGLAGARVDAIAERTATSKRMIYYYFGSKEQLYVECLVKLYGDIRKTEHSLDLESLPAEQAILRLVEFTFDHHDRNVDFVRIVCTENIHYGEYVKQSPAIRQMSSLVLQALGRTLARGVQEGVFRPGIEVIDLHMLMSSFCFYRVSNRHTFGDIFQIDLADEQVKDRHKQMICEAVMRYIKA from the coding sequence ATGAGTGATTCGGTAGCCAAGCCTGAAGTCGAAGGGCTGCGCAAATCGCGCAAGAACAACCCGGAAAAGACCCGCGAGAACATTCTCCAGGCCGCCATCACCGAGTTCGTCCAGCAGGGCCTGGCCGGCGCCCGGGTCGATGCCATCGCCGAGCGCACCGCCACCTCCAAGCGCATGATCTACTACTACTTCGGCAGCAAGGAGCAGCTCTACGTCGAGTGCCTGGTCAAGCTCTACGGCGATATTCGCAAGACCGAGCACAGCCTTGATCTGGAGTCGCTGCCGGCCGAGCAGGCGATCCTGCGGCTGGTGGAATTCACCTTCGACCACCATGACCGCAACGTCGATTTCGTGCGCATCGTCTGCACCGAGAACATTCACTACGGCGAATACGTCAAGCAGTCGCCGGCCATTCGCCAGATGAGCAGCCTGGTGCTGCAGGCCTTGGGCCGAACCCTGGCGCGCGGGGTGCAGGAGGGGGTGTTCCGGCCTGGCATCGAGGTCATCGACCTGCACATGCTGATGAGTTCGTTCTGCTTCTACCGGGTGTCCAATCGCCACACCTTTGGCGATATCTTCCAGATCGACCTGGCCGACGAGCAGGTCAAGGACCGCCACAAGCAGATGATCTGTGAGGCGGTGATGCGTTACATCAAGGCCTGA
- a CDS encoding shikimate dehydrogenase, producing the protein MSSQGILAGLIGRGIQASRTPALHEHEGDAQALRYLYRLIDVDQLGLPDSALAQLLEAAQRTGFTGLNITFPFKQAILALLDELSDEARGIGAVNTVVLRDGKRIGHNTDCLGFAEGFRRGLPDVARRQVVQLGAGGAGAAVAHALLGEGVERLLVFEVDLARGQGLVDNLCQRFGSGRAMLGSDLAGALAEADGLVNTTPVGMAKLPGTPLPPALLHAGLWVAEIIYFPLQTELLRHARALGCRTLDGGSMAVFQAVKAFELFSGRAADAGRMQAHFACLG; encoded by the coding sequence ATGAGCAGCCAAGGCATCCTCGCCGGCCTGATCGGCCGTGGTATCCAGGCCTCGCGCACGCCAGCGCTGCACGAGCACGAGGGCGACGCCCAGGCCCTGCGCTACCTGTACCGGCTGATCGACGTCGACCAGCTGGGGCTACCCGACAGCGCCCTGGCGCAGCTGCTCGAGGCGGCGCAACGCACCGGTTTTACCGGGCTGAACATCACCTTCCCGTTCAAGCAGGCGATCCTGGCGCTGCTCGATGAGCTGTCGGACGAGGCCCGCGGCATCGGCGCGGTAAATACCGTGGTGCTGCGCGATGGCAAGCGGATCGGGCACAACACCGACTGCCTGGGGTTTGCCGAGGGCTTTCGCCGGGGCTTGCCGGATGTCGCCAGGCGCCAGGTGGTGCAACTGGGCGCGGGCGGTGCTGGCGCGGCGGTGGCCCATGCGCTGCTGGGCGAAGGGGTCGAGCGGCTGCTGGTGTTCGAGGTGGACCTGGCCCGCGGCCAAGGCTTGGTCGATAACCTTTGCCAACGCTTCGGCAGCGGCCGGGCCATGCTTGGCAGCGACCTGGCGGGCGCCCTGGCCGAGGCCGACGGCCTGGTCAACACCACGCCGGTCGGCATGGCCAAGTTGCCAGGCACGCCACTGCCGCCGGCACTGCTGCATGCCGGGTTGTGGGTGGCGGAAATCATCTACTTCCCGTTGCAGACCGAGCTGCTGCGCCACGCCCGGGCGCTGGGCTGCCGCACCCTCGATGGCGGCAGCATGGCGGTGTTCCAGGCAGTCAAGGCGTTCGAGCTGTTCAGCGGCCGGGCAGCCGATGCCGGGCGCATGCAGGCGCACTTTGCCTGCTTGGGATAA
- the aroQ gene encoding type II 3-dehydroquinate dehydratase has translation MTPRILVLNGPNLNLLGCREPTQYGQQSLADLASLCAASARDLGLELEFRQTNHEGELLDWIHAARGHCHGIVINPAAWTHTSVAIRDALVAAELPVIEVHLSNVHKREPFRHLSFVSGIAVGVICGLGSQGYVMALSYLRQALKEQAA, from the coding sequence ATGACCCCCCGAATCCTCGTGCTCAACGGCCCCAACCTGAACCTGCTGGGCTGCCGCGAACCCACCCAATATGGCCAGCAAAGCCTCGCCGACCTGGCCAGCCTGTGCGCCGCCAGCGCCCGCGACCTGGGCCTTGAGCTGGAGTTTCGCCAGACCAACCACGAAGGCGAGCTGCTCGACTGGATCCACGCTGCCCGTGGCCACTGTCACGGCATCGTCATCAACCCCGCCGCCTGGACCCACACCTCGGTGGCCATCCGCGACGCCCTGGTCGCCGCCGAGCTGCCGGTGATCGAAGTGCACCTGTCCAACGTGCACAAGCGCGAGCCGTTCCGCCATCTGTCGTTCGTCTCGGGGATCGCCGTCGGGGTGATCTGCGGCCTCGGCAGCCAGGGCTACGTCATGGCCCTGAGCTACTTGCGCCAGGCCCTGAAGGAGCAAGCGGCATGA
- a CDS encoding HvfX family Cu-binding RiPP maturation protein: MLTQTLTRPFSALERAGNWGADLPLRLFLAWEFFESGLEKYNGNNWFADLQGSFPFPFDLLPAGLNWQLSMWAELICPLLLLLGLGTRLASAVLMVVTVVAIAAVHWPSQWSSLAELGRGYAITDQGYGNFKLPLIYLVALLPLLLKGAGRLSLDHGLRRRR; encoded by the coding sequence ATGCTGACGCAAACCCTCACCCGCCCTTTCAGCGCCCTCGAGCGTGCCGGCAACTGGGGCGCCGACCTGCCACTACGGCTGTTCCTGGCCTGGGAGTTCTTCGAATCGGGCCTTGAGAAGTACAACGGCAACAACTGGTTCGCCGACCTGCAAGGCAGTTTTCCATTCCCTTTCGACCTGCTGCCGGCCGGGTTGAACTGGCAACTGTCGATGTGGGCCGAATTGATCTGCCCGCTGCTCCTGCTGCTGGGGCTGGGGACCCGACTGGCGTCGGCGGTGCTGATGGTGGTGACGGTGGTGGCGATTGCCGCGGTGCACTGGCCGAGCCAATGGTCGAGCCTGGCGGAACTGGGCCGCGGCTATGCGATCACCGACCAGGGGTATGGCAACTTCAAGCTGCCGTTGATCTACCTGGTGGCGTTGCTGCCGCTGCTGTTGAAAGGCGCCGGAAGGTTGAGCCTGGATCACGGGTTGCGGCGCCGACGCTGA
- a CDS encoding ferric reductase-like transmembrane domain-containing protein — protein MKALPSGWKLFTALAALTLLMTGAVLLSQPLGVEGLRSAIRATARSSFALFLAAFLASALVTLLPGAASRQLLRERRYIGLAFAFSHSVHGALIYLYAQRYPELFWAGRTAVANIPGSLGYLFILLLTLTSLKAPMRLLGPRLWKHLHSTGTWVLAAVFCLSFYKRIALGGWYPLAFALMFAAIALKLIAKQAQRLRRAAPSLSH, from the coding sequence ATGAAAGCCCTGCCCTCCGGCTGGAAGCTGTTCACTGCCCTTGCCGCCCTCACCCTACTGATGACGGGCGCAGTGCTGCTCAGCCAACCGCTTGGCGTCGAAGGCCTGCGCAGTGCCATCCGCGCCACCGCACGCAGTTCGTTCGCCTTGTTTCTGGCGGCCTTCCTCGCCTCGGCGCTGGTCACCCTGCTGCCGGGCGCGGCCAGCCGCCAACTGCTGCGTGAGCGGCGCTACATCGGCCTGGCCTTCGCCTTCTCGCACAGCGTGCATGGGGCACTGATCTACCTGTACGCGCAACGTTACCCCGAGCTGTTCTGGGCAGGCCGCACGGCCGTGGCGAACATCCCCGGATCGCTAGGCTATCTGTTCATCCTGCTGCTGACCCTAACCTCGCTCAAGGCGCCCATGCGCCTGCTCGGGCCACGCCTGTGGAAGCACCTGCACAGCACCGGCACCTGGGTGCTGGCCGCGGTGTTCTGCCTGTCGTTCTACAAGCGCATTGCCCTGGGCGGCTGGTATCCCCTGGCCTTCGCCCTGATGTTCGCCGCCATCGCCCTCAAGCTGATCGCCAAGCAAGCCCAGCGCCTGCGCCGCGCCGCCCCCTCGTTGTCCCACTGA